A region of Lycium barbarum isolate Lr01 chromosome 1, ASM1917538v2, whole genome shotgun sequence DNA encodes the following proteins:
- the LOC132599907 gene encoding probable glutathione S-transferase, producing MQDLSLEIQFERVALDFSIQGRNKKRILFINFVIYKDLRVEQNLQTNCISLFYRFSTGRMGEVKVIGSSGSVFCTRVEWALKLKGVAYEYIQENLLNKSELLINSNPVHKKVPVLLHDDKPIVESLVILEYIDETWKGYSLLPQDPHERATARFWAKFVDETCVIGSWQAMQAEGEAKARAIESVQELFAFIEKQIQGKKFFGGEQIGYLDLVMGWKCHWLSAMEEVGQMKLLDQEKFPSLHQWAENFKQNPIIHEIMPPQENLVNYFQGGLNYLRSLATNKG from the exons ATGCAGGATCTCTCATTAGAAATACAATTTGAACGAGTCGCGTTAGATTTTTCAATTCAGGgcagaaataaaaaaagaatctTATTTATTAACTTTGTAATCTATAAAGACTTGAGAGTAGAGCAGAATCTTCAAACAAATTGTATCAGCCTATTCTATAGATTTTCCACCGGGAGAATGGGAGAAGTGAAGGTGATAGGGTCATCAGGAAGTGTATTTTGCACCAGAGTGGAATGGGCTTTGAAGCTCAAGGGAGTTGCCTATGAATACATACAAGAAAATTTATTGAACAAGAGTGAGTTGCTTATCAACTCCAACCCTGTTCACAAGAAGGTCCCCGTGCTACTACACGATGACAAACCCATCGTTGAATCACTTGTAATCCTTGAATACATCGATGAAACATGGAAAGGATACTCTCTGTTGCCTCAGGATCCTCATGAACGAGCTACAGCACGTTTCTGGGCAAAATTTGTTGATGAGACG TGTGTCATAGGATCATGGCAAGCAATGCAAGCTGAAGGAGAGGCAAAAGCAAGAGCTATAGAGTCAGTACAGGAACTGTTTGCATTTATCGAGAAGCAGATTCAGGGGAAGAAGTTTTTTGGCGGGGAGCAGATAGGCTACCTGGATCTAGTGATGGGTTGGAAATGTCATTGGCTCAGTGCCATGGAGGAAGTAGGACAGATGAAGCTACTTGATCAAGAAAAGTTCCCTTCACTCCATCAATGGGCTGAAAACTTCAAACAGAATCCTATTATACACGAAATAATGCCACCACAAGAGAACCTAGTCAACTACTTCCAAGGTGGTTTAAACTACTTGCGTTCCCTAGCAACAAACAAAGGATGA
- the LOC132599920 gene encoding uncharacterized protein LOC132599920 isoform X2, whose translation MLLQSSSSLLNWGILCSSHASLNPSTFSYHHTKFPISLRFSSLKIRATVDEKDQNFQASILIQDEQNKQPNQEVEESVRVLKNAAKTRKVPGEEIMAAFSVIERAKIDSSRFLETLGGTKSPGRTWMLIFTAEKGLGKGKYFPITAIQRFDAASIHAFLFKPQEE comes from the exons ATGCTGCTGCAATCTTCTTCCTCCCTCTTGAATTGGGGTATTCTCTGTTCCTCTCATGCTTCTCTCAATCCCTCAACCTTCAGTTATCATCACACCAAATTTCCAATTTCTTTGAGATTCTCCTCTCTAAAAATCAGAGCCACTGTTGACGAGAAGGACCAAAATTTTCAAGCTTCCATTCTCATCCAAGATGAACAAAACAAACAACCCAACCAG GAAGTTGAAGAGAGTGTAAGAGTGCTAAAAAATGCTGCCAAAACAAGAAAGGTTCCAGGAGAGGAGATCATGGCTGCTTTCTCTGTCATTGAGAGAGCAAAAATTGATTCCTCCAGGTTTCTTGAAACACTCGGTGGAACCAAATCTCCTGGGAGGACGTGGATGCTCATTTTTACGGCTGAG AAAGGGTTAGGAAAAGGGAAATATTTCCCAATCACAGCCATTCAGAGATTTGATGCAGCT AGCATACATGCTTTCTTGTTTAAACCCCAAGAGGAATAA
- the LOC132599890 gene encoding uncharacterized protein LOC132599890 isoform X1, whose product MDIEEDIKALQLDSSAEDSVAVNVEDGRPDEAIKRDKTDGDDSVMTEERKPDDVEKPDMPEDELKDEAHPDLKPKHVEPKDVAGKEASPSEDTPGEVEANKKRHLNVVFIGHVDAGKSTIGGQILLLSGQVDDRTIQKYEKEAKDKNRESWYMAYIMDTNEEERVKGITVEVGRAHFETETTRFTILDAPGHKSYVPNMISGASQADIGVLVISARKGEFETGYERGGQTREHVQLAKTLGVTKLIIVVNKMDDPTVNWSKERYDEIESKMIPFLKSSGYNVKKDVKFLPISGLLGSNLKTKMEKSVCPWWSGSCLFEVLDSVEVPPRDPNGPLRMPIIDKFKDMGTVVMGKIESGSIREGENLLIMPNKASVKVLAIFCDEDRVRQVGPGENVRVRLSGVEEDDILSGFVLCSVAKPIPAVTEFVAQLQILELLDNAIFTAGYKAILHVHSVVEECEIVELMQQIDLKTKKPMKKKPLFVKNGAIVLCRVQVNNMICVEKFSNFAQLGRFTLRTEGKTVAVGKITALPTVADNA is encoded by the exons ATGG ATATTGAAGAGGACATCAAGGCACTGCAGCTTGATTCATCCG CTGAAGATAGTGTGGCGGTTAATGTGGAAGACGGAAGACCCGATGAAGCTATAAAACGTGATAAAACTGATGGAG ATGATAGTGTTATGACAGAAGAGAGGAAGCCAGATGATGTTGAAAAACCTGATATGCCGGAAGATG AGTTGAAAGATGAAGCACATCCAGACTTAAAGCCAAAGCATGTCGAGCCAAAGGATGTCGCTGGAAAAGAAGCTTCACCCTCGGAAGATACTCCGGGGGAGGTTGAAGCCAATAAAAAGAGGCACCTGAATGTGGTATTTATTGGTCATGTGG ATGCTGGAAAGTCGACTATTGGAGGACAAATACTATTACTTAGTGGTCAAGTTGATGACCGTACTATACAGAAGTACGAGAAAGAAGCGAAGGATAAAAATAGAGAGAGCTG GTATATGGCCTATATTATGGATACAAATGAAGAGGAGAGGGTGAag GGAATAACAGTTGAAGTAGGAAGAGCGCATTTTGAAACAGAGACAACAAGATTTACAATTCTGGATGCCCCG GGTCATAAGAGCTATGTTCCCAATATGATCAGTGGAGCATCTCAAGCTGATATAGGTGTGCTG GTTATATCTGCTAGAAAGGGTGAATTTGAAACTGGATATGAAAGAGGTGGGCAAACACGTGAACATGTTCAACTGGCAAAGACTCTAGGGGTTACAAAGCTTATTATTGTTGTAAATAAGATGGATGATCCTACTGTCAACTGGTCTAAAGAAAG GTATGATGAGATTGAGTCAAAAATGATTCCATTCTTGAAATCGTCTGGGTACAATGTCAAGAAAG ATGTTAAGTTCCTTCCGATCTCTGGGCTTTTGGGTTCAAATTTGAAAACTAAAATGGAGAAAAGTGTATGCCCATGGTGGAGTGGTTCCTGTCTTTTTGAAGTCCTGGATTCTGTCGAAGTTCCACCTCGAGATCCTAATGGTCCATTGAG AATGCCTATTATTGACAAATTTAAAGACATGGGAACTGTCGTTATGGGTAAAATTGAGTCTGGAAGCATACGTGAAGGTGAAAATCTACTAATTATGCCAAATAAG GCTTCTGTAAAAGTTCTTGCCATATTCTGTGATGAAGACAGAGTAAGGCAAGTTGGTCCTGGGGAAAATGTACGTGTTAGGTTATCTGGAGTTGAGGAAGATGACATTTTGTCAGGCTTTGTCTTGTGCAGTGTTG CAAAACCCATACCTGCAGTTACTGAGTTTGTCGCACAGTTACAGATCCTTGAGCTGTTGGACAAT GCTATTTTTACTGCTGGATACAAAGCTATATTGCACGTCCATTCGGTTGTTGAGGAATGCGAGATTGTTGAACTGATGCAGCAGATTGATCTAAAAACAAAGAAACCTATGAAGAAAAAACCTCTGTTTGTAAAGAATGGCGCTATTGTTTTATGCCGTGTTCAG GTGAATAATATGATATGTGTAGAGAAATTCTCCAACTTTGCACAACTTGGACGATTCACTCTTCGCACTGAAG GGAAAACTGTTGCTGTGGGGAAAATTACTGCACTGCCTACTGTTGCTGATAATGCATAA
- the LOC132599920 gene encoding uncharacterized protein LOC132599920 isoform X1, which yields MLLQSSSSLLNWGILCSSHASLNPSTFSYHHTKFPISLRFSSLKIRATVDEKDQNFQASILIQDEQNKQPNQEVEESVRVLKNAAKTRKVPGEEIMAAFSVIERAKIDSSRFLETLGGTKSPGRTWMLIFTAEKGLGKGKYFPITAIQRFDAAAKRIENGVYLGPLGFLTFEGPFSWKNRILAFVFERLRIKIGPFDPFDISIKGKEEREPSNKDKDPFFIWFYIDEEIAVARGRSGGTAFWVRCRRVS from the exons ATGCTGCTGCAATCTTCTTCCTCCCTCTTGAATTGGGGTATTCTCTGTTCCTCTCATGCTTCTCTCAATCCCTCAACCTTCAGTTATCATCACACCAAATTTCCAATTTCTTTGAGATTCTCCTCTCTAAAAATCAGAGCCACTGTTGACGAGAAGGACCAAAATTTTCAAGCTTCCATTCTCATCCAAGATGAACAAAACAAACAACCCAACCAG GAAGTTGAAGAGAGTGTAAGAGTGCTAAAAAATGCTGCCAAAACAAGAAAGGTTCCAGGAGAGGAGATCATGGCTGCTTTCTCTGTCATTGAGAGAGCAAAAATTGATTCCTCCAGGTTTCTTGAAACACTCGGTGGAACCAAATCTCCTGGGAGGACGTGGATGCTCATTTTTACGGCTGAG AAAGGGTTAGGAAAAGGGAAATATTTCCCAATCACAGCCATTCAGAGATTTGATGCAGCT GCAAAGAGGATTGAAAATGGCGTCTACCTGGGGCCTCTTGGATTCTTGACATTTGAAGGGCCATTTTCATGGAAGAATAGGATTCTAGCTTTTGTATTTGAGCGGCTTCGGATAAAAATTGGACCCTTTGATCCTTTTGATATCAGTATTAAgggaaaagaagaaagagaacCGAGCAATAAGGATAAGGATCCATTTTTCATCTGGTTTTACATTGATGAGGAAATAGCCGTTGCTCGAGGACGGAGTGGAGGGACAGCTTTCTGGGTCCGTTGTCGACGTGTCAGCTAG
- the LOC132599890 gene encoding uncharacterized protein LOC132599890 isoform X2, translated as MDIEEDIKALQLDSSAEDSVAVNVEDGRPDEAIKRDKTDGELKDEAHPDLKPKHVEPKDVAGKEASPSEDTPGEVEANKKRHLNVVFIGHVDAGKSTIGGQILLLSGQVDDRTIQKYEKEAKDKNRESWYMAYIMDTNEEERVKGITVEVGRAHFETETTRFTILDAPGHKSYVPNMISGASQADIGVLVISARKGEFETGYERGGQTREHVQLAKTLGVTKLIIVVNKMDDPTVNWSKERYDEIESKMIPFLKSSGYNVKKDVKFLPISGLLGSNLKTKMEKSVCPWWSGSCLFEVLDSVEVPPRDPNGPLRMPIIDKFKDMGTVVMGKIESGSIREGENLLIMPNKASVKVLAIFCDEDRVRQVGPGENVRVRLSGVEEDDILSGFVLCSVAKPIPAVTEFVAQLQILELLDNAIFTAGYKAILHVHSVVEECEIVELMQQIDLKTKKPMKKKPLFVKNGAIVLCRVQVNNMICVEKFSNFAQLGRFTLRTEGKTVAVGKITALPTVADNA; from the exons ATGG ATATTGAAGAGGACATCAAGGCACTGCAGCTTGATTCATCCG CTGAAGATAGTGTGGCGGTTAATGTGGAAGACGGAAGACCCGATGAAGCTATAAAACGTGATAAAACTGATGGAG AGTTGAAAGATGAAGCACATCCAGACTTAAAGCCAAAGCATGTCGAGCCAAAGGATGTCGCTGGAAAAGAAGCTTCACCCTCGGAAGATACTCCGGGGGAGGTTGAAGCCAATAAAAAGAGGCACCTGAATGTGGTATTTATTGGTCATGTGG ATGCTGGAAAGTCGACTATTGGAGGACAAATACTATTACTTAGTGGTCAAGTTGATGACCGTACTATACAGAAGTACGAGAAAGAAGCGAAGGATAAAAATAGAGAGAGCTG GTATATGGCCTATATTATGGATACAAATGAAGAGGAGAGGGTGAag GGAATAACAGTTGAAGTAGGAAGAGCGCATTTTGAAACAGAGACAACAAGATTTACAATTCTGGATGCCCCG GGTCATAAGAGCTATGTTCCCAATATGATCAGTGGAGCATCTCAAGCTGATATAGGTGTGCTG GTTATATCTGCTAGAAAGGGTGAATTTGAAACTGGATATGAAAGAGGTGGGCAAACACGTGAACATGTTCAACTGGCAAAGACTCTAGGGGTTACAAAGCTTATTATTGTTGTAAATAAGATGGATGATCCTACTGTCAACTGGTCTAAAGAAAG GTATGATGAGATTGAGTCAAAAATGATTCCATTCTTGAAATCGTCTGGGTACAATGTCAAGAAAG ATGTTAAGTTCCTTCCGATCTCTGGGCTTTTGGGTTCAAATTTGAAAACTAAAATGGAGAAAAGTGTATGCCCATGGTGGAGTGGTTCCTGTCTTTTTGAAGTCCTGGATTCTGTCGAAGTTCCACCTCGAGATCCTAATGGTCCATTGAG AATGCCTATTATTGACAAATTTAAAGACATGGGAACTGTCGTTATGGGTAAAATTGAGTCTGGAAGCATACGTGAAGGTGAAAATCTACTAATTATGCCAAATAAG GCTTCTGTAAAAGTTCTTGCCATATTCTGTGATGAAGACAGAGTAAGGCAAGTTGGTCCTGGGGAAAATGTACGTGTTAGGTTATCTGGAGTTGAGGAAGATGACATTTTGTCAGGCTTTGTCTTGTGCAGTGTTG CAAAACCCATACCTGCAGTTACTGAGTTTGTCGCACAGTTACAGATCCTTGAGCTGTTGGACAAT GCTATTTTTACTGCTGGATACAAAGCTATATTGCACGTCCATTCGGTTGTTGAGGAATGCGAGATTGTTGAACTGATGCAGCAGATTGATCTAAAAACAAAGAAACCTATGAAGAAAAAACCTCTGTTTGTAAAGAATGGCGCTATTGTTTTATGCCGTGTTCAG GTGAATAATATGATATGTGTAGAGAAATTCTCCAACTTTGCACAACTTGGACGATTCACTCTTCGCACTGAAG GGAAAACTGTTGCTGTGGGGAAAATTACTGCACTGCCTACTGTTGCTGATAATGCATAA